The following DNA comes from Leptospira stimsonii.
TGTAAGAAAAGATCTACGGAGGATGAAAAAGAGCTTCTCTCAGGATTGATTTCAATAAGAATCGCTCCGCTTTCTTTTGCGATTTCAGCCAAATAAACCGGCAGATTCACTGCGCCGGATGTACCGATAATCAATAAAAGATCTGTGTTCTGCATTCTCAGAATCGACTCGTTGAGTTTCGATGAATCATAGGATTCTCCGAACCAAACGACGCCCGGACGAAAGAGAGAACCGCAGACATTGCACTTTGGAAGGGTCTCGTTCTGATCGACTATCAAAGTTTTGATTTCGTTTGTGCAGGAAGTGCAACGATTGACGAAAATATTACCGTGGATTTCAACGAGATTTTTGGAGCCGGCTCTCGTATGAAGTCCGTCCACATTCTGCGTGATGAGAAAAAAATTCACATGACGTTTTTCTAATTCTGCAAGAGCGAAGTGTCCTGGATTCGGATCTTTACTTGCAATGATGCTTCTTCTCCAGAGATACCATTCCCAAACCAGTTTCGGATCTTTTTGAAACGCCTGCGGAGTCGCCAATTCTTCCGCGCGAAAGTTTTTCCAAAGCCCGTCCGTCCCTCGAAAGGTTGGGATTCCGCTTTCAGCGGAGATTCCAGCTCCTGTAATAGCCGTAATTCTTTGAAAGTTTCCGGAATCGATTTTAAAAAAATCCTTCATTTAGGCAATTGAAGGGCTTCTTTTACTTCCAACATCGTTTTTTCATCACGAAGAATTCTTACAAGCTCTAAGGAGAATTCGAAAGCGGATCCCGGGCCGACGCTCGTCACGATCTTGCCGGAAATTTCGAGCCTCGATCCGGTATAACCGGGAGCCTCTGGAACAACACCAGGAAAAGACGTAAATCGGTCCTGGTTTGTGAGAATATTCTGATGTACTAAAATACTGGGAGCGGCGCAAATGGCCGCGATCCATTGCCCTTTCTTTTTCGCTTCTATTAGAATTTCGGAGATCCTTTTATCAGAAGCAAGAGCCTTGGTGCCACCGTTTCCTCCTGGAAGAACGATCATATCAAACGTTTCGAAATCGATATTATCGAGAGACGTGTCTGCCAAAAGGCGAACTCCTCGGGAGGCGGTAACGATACCTTCCTGGAGCGAAGCGCTCGTCACTTCGATCTTCGCTCTTCGGAGGACGTCCACAATGATGACTGCTTCCATTTCCTCCATTCCTTCCGCGAAAGGGACTAACACTTTAGGCATAAAACTCCTTTAGAAACGGGATTCGTCTCTGGAACCTTTCCATGTAACGTTTAGGTTTAAGAAGTAATTTGTAATCATCGCGGCTAAAATAGCAAGCGAATCTGAGAAGAATTTAATGAGAAGTCCGGAAGAATTGAATTCGGATAAAAAGATTCTATGATATAGAAATTGAAAAACGCTGATTTGGATCAGAAGTCCAATCAGGCTGACGAGATGAAAAAGAATCAAACCTTGAACAATTCGAATTCCATCGTATCTTTTTTCATAAAATGTAAGATAGTTATTCAGAAAAAAATTAGAAAGAATAGAGATTTCGATTCCGAACAAGACCGAACTGTGGAACGGATTCAGGAACTGAAAAGGGGTCGTCAACTCGGGAAAATCAAGGGTTTCCGCGATCAAGAGTCCGAATAGATTTACAATAACGCCGGAGGATCCAACCAAAGAATAGAGAAGAAAAGTAGGGGAGATTTGTTTTCCAAAACGAAGATCCAAAAGCGCGACTAAATAATTTCGGATCACGGAACCGTCTAACTTTGTTTTGCCGAATCGCCTACTTTGAAAGGTGAAAGGAACCTCCGAAATTCTCGGTTTTATTTCCGACCTATGCAGAAATTCTAATAGAATCTTAAATCCTCTCGGGTTGATTAAATCTGCTGTCTTTTCAAAGTATTCTTTTGAAATCGCAAAAAAACCGCTCATCGGATCGGAAACAGGAATCGGTAAAAAAAACTTCGCGAGTGTGGTCGCGGAAAAGCTAAAACCTTTTCGGATCCAGGACCAATTCGAAGTCGATCCACCGTCCGTATATCTCGTTCCGATAGAAATCTCCGATTTTTTTGCGAGAATCGGTTCCACCAAATTTGGAAGAATCGATTCGTCGTGTTGTAAATCCGCGTCCATTACGACAAAAACGTTTCCTTTTGCGATCGACATTCCCGCAAGAACCGCGGAAGAAAGGCCCCGTCCTTCCATTCGCCGGAGAACGAAAAGTTCCTTGTGATGCTTTTTTAGATTTTCCGCCACTTCCCAGGTACGGTCCGGACTATTGTCATCCACGAGTAGGATCTCATACGAAAACTTCCGAAGAGCATGGGCAATTTTTGGAAGAAGAACCGGAATATTCTCTTTCTCGTTGTAGGTCGGTAGGATGACGGAAATTTCAGGGATTGTCATTAAAGTTTAGAATTTATAACTAGGGAAATTCTGTAAATCGATTAATTAAGTGCCCACTTACATAGGCATGGATTTTAAAAAATCACGTCCAACTGCTCCGAGCCTGGCAGAAAACGTTCCATTCAAAAATTACAAATCCCTGACATTTTAAAAAAGAAGATAAAAAAGAAGAACGTAAAAAACCATCCGAAACGGAAAAACTTTTTTCATTCTAAGCGATCCTTTTGAAATGGAACGCAAATGGTTTTCAAAAAGAGAATGGATCCGAAGATCTGGTTTCGAATTCTTGGATTCCTTTTGTTTCTAGGCGTCGGGCATTTTTTTATTTCTTGGCTCTTGCGTAGTCCGCTGAGGTCCGAAAGGATGATTCCCTTTCACGGAAATTTCATTCATTCTCCCTATTCAAAAACAGAACAACGGTGGTTGAAAACTGCTCTTCATCTTCATTCCGATCGAGACGGATTCTCTCCGTTTCGAAGTAGTCCGAAGGAGATACAGGACCGTTATCTCGAAAAGAAATACGATCTGATCGCAATCACAGATTATCTCAAAGTAAGCGGAGTGGAATCCGGCGACAAAAAATTTCTTCCCGGTTACGAATGGGGCCGGGATTTTAATCGAAAGCATTTACTTGCGTTAGGCGCTGAGACGGCGATTTTCGATTACTTCCCTATTTACGCAACGATCGGAAATCTACAATGGACGATCGATCAAATGCAAAAAGAAGGATCGTTCGTGATTGTTTCTCATCCCGTTCTCGAAGGTTCAATATCCTACCGAGATATTGAACGACTCAGAAACGTAGACGCGGTCGAAGTATTTTCCCCTTTTGGAGATTCTTTCTCGGAATGGATTCGTCTTCTCGATCAAGGATATCCGATTTTAGCGACGAGTGGAGACGACCTTCATTATTTTCCGGGTGAGCTGATTCGTGCTATGAAGCTTCCCTTGTATGAAAGAATCTTTCACGAGTTGACCTTTTCCAATCAAAACGAAGGAGATGCATTCACTCGCTATA
Coding sequences within:
- a CDS encoding phosphoesterase — its product is MVFKKRMDPKIWFRILGFLLFLGVGHFFISWLLRSPLRSERMIPFHGNFIHSPYSKTEQRWLKTALHLHSDRDGFSPFRSSPKEIQDRYLEKKYDLIAITDYLKVSGVESGDKKFLPGYEWGRDFNRKHLLALGAETAIFDYFPIYATIGNLQWTIDQMQKEGSFVIVSHPVLEGSISYRDIERLRNVDAVEVFSPFGDSFSEWIRLLDQGYPILATSGDDLHYFPGELIRAMKLPLYERIFHELTFSNQNEGDAFTRYILLNADSNEPKEIIRNLKMGNYISVIKLVEYMDDPKISDLRMEGEKIVAEFPEKFLKLEFIGKGGRVLKEEFQAIRGEYVFDSKEEYVIMKATFPSGYLFSNPFFRVKSPEEGKKK
- a CDS encoding SIR2 family NAD-dependent protein deacylase — encoded protein: MKDFFKIDSGNFQRITAITGAGISAESGIPTFRGTDGLWKNFRAEELATPQAFQKDPKLVWEWYLWRRSIIASKDPNPGHFALAELEKRHVNFFLITQNVDGLHTRAGSKNLVEIHGNIFVNRCTSCTNEIKTLIVDQNETLPKCNVCGSLFRPGVVWFGESYDSSKLNESILRMQNTDLLLIIGTSGAVNLPVYLAEIAKESGAILIEINPERSSFSSSVDLFLQGKAGEILPELVAKMLSP
- a CDS encoding DJ-1 family glyoxalase III, producing the protein MPKVLVPFAEGMEEMEAVIIVDVLRRAKIEVTSASLQEGIVTASRGVRLLADTSLDNIDFETFDMIVLPGGNGGTKALASDKRISEILIEAKKKGQWIAAICAAPSILVHQNILTNQDRFTSFPGVVPEAPGYTGSRLEISGKIVTSVGPGSAFEFSLELVRILRDEKTMLEVKEALQLPK
- a CDS encoding glycosyltransferase, producing MTIPEISVILPTYNEKENIPVLLPKIAHALRKFSYEILLVDDNSPDRTWEVAENLKKHHKELFVLRRMEGRGLSSAVLAGMSIAKGNVFVVMDADLQHDESILPNLVEPILAKKSEISIGTRYTDGGSTSNWSWIRKGFSFSATTLAKFFLPIPVSDPMSGFFAISKEYFEKTADLINPRGFKILLEFLHRSEIKPRISEVPFTFQSRRFGKTKLDGSVIRNYLVALLDLRFGKQISPTFLLYSLVGSSGVIVNLFGLLIAETLDFPELTTPFQFLNPFHSSVLFGIEISILSNFFLNNYLTFYEKRYDGIRIVQGLILFHLVSLIGLLIQISVFQFLYHRIFLSEFNSSGLLIKFFSDSLAILAAMITNYFLNLNVTWKGSRDESRF